A portion of the Simkania negevensis Z genome contains these proteins:
- the htpG gene encoding molecular chaperone HtpG — MSQKKLQIHSENILPIIKKWLYTDKDIFLRELVSNACDAISKTKILRDQGKTSAVDEEFRIDLTLDKEAKTLTIADTGIGMTAGEVEKYIAQLAFSGAEEFVEKYQSDEESSQIIGHFGLGFYSAFMVSDKVDIDTLSYENEAKPAFWTCDGSPEYTLEEGKRESRGTTITLHLTQDAEEFLDEKRVRDILLKHCRFLPYPIYLSEKQINDKEPLWIKPVSECTDQDYIDFYHMLYPFEPDPIFWIHLNVDYPFHLQGILYFPKLSKRFDHEQSSIHLYCNRVFVSDSCKEVIPEHFSILRGVVDSPDIPLNVSRSNLQTDRTVRQLSSHISKKVADKLVSLYQTNREGFIARWPDIELIVKLGILRDEKFYEKIKSCLIWKTSEDTWTTVEEYLERNKEKGENKVFYHQDDKHLSHFFDMYKEKGLEILYAPSHLDTPLMSFLEDKMTAVKFQRLDGALEDVILDKGREKNVLDAEGKTESAKIADFFRSKLDKSLVEVEAKSLASDSVPAFIVIHEGSRRMRDYLSLSGQDIPSGIGEKRTFVVNTNSQLVQSVTKLGDKDPELAKELVHQLYELSLLSQKELDPATFPEFLKRSNAVLEKLSKHAVGG; from the coding sequence ATGAGTCAAAAAAAGTTGCAAATCCATAGCGAAAATATCTTACCGATCATCAAAAAATGGCTTTACACCGACAAAGATATCTTTTTGCGCGAACTCGTCTCTAATGCTTGCGATGCAATCAGTAAAACGAAAATCTTACGTGACCAAGGAAAGACAAGCGCAGTAGACGAAGAGTTTCGCATTGACCTCACTCTTGATAAAGAAGCCAAAACCCTAACAATTGCTGATACGGGAATTGGGATGACAGCAGGTGAGGTGGAAAAATACATTGCCCAACTTGCCTTTTCAGGAGCAGAAGAGTTTGTTGAAAAGTACCAGTCAGACGAAGAAAGTTCTCAAATCATTGGCCATTTTGGACTCGGGTTTTACTCCGCTTTCATGGTCAGTGATAAAGTTGACATCGACACCCTGTCCTATGAAAACGAAGCCAAGCCGGCATTTTGGACTTGCGATGGCTCCCCTGAATACACACTTGAAGAAGGAAAACGGGAGAGTCGAGGAACCACGATTACTCTCCATCTAACCCAAGATGCTGAAGAGTTTCTTGATGAAAAACGGGTCCGCGATATCTTGTTGAAGCATTGTCGCTTTCTCCCTTACCCCATCTATCTGAGCGAAAAGCAGATCAATGATAAAGAACCTCTGTGGATTAAGCCTGTTTCAGAATGCACCGATCAAGACTATATCGACTTTTACCACATGCTATATCCTTTCGAACCCGACCCGATTTTTTGGATTCATCTCAATGTCGACTACCCTTTCCACCTACAAGGGATTCTCTATTTTCCTAAACTCAGCAAACGGTTTGATCACGAACAATCCTCCATCCACCTTTACTGCAACCGAGTGTTCGTCTCAGACAGCTGCAAAGAGGTGATTCCCGAACACTTTAGTATTTTGCGTGGAGTTGTTGACAGCCCTGATATCCCCCTCAACGTCTCGCGCAGTAACTTGCAAACTGATCGCACTGTTCGTCAATTAAGCAGCCACATTTCCAAAAAAGTGGCTGATAAGCTTGTCTCTCTTTACCAAACAAATCGTGAGGGGTTCATTGCCCGTTGGCCCGACATTGAACTCATTGTCAAACTTGGCATTTTGCGCGATGAAAAGTTCTACGAAAAAATTAAGTCCTGCCTCATTTGGAAAACTTCAGAAGATACTTGGACCACTGTCGAAGAGTACCTTGAGCGCAACAAAGAAAAAGGAGAAAACAAAGTCTTTTACCATCAGGACGACAAACACCTCTCTCACTTTTTCGACATGTACAAAGAAAAAGGGCTCGAAATTCTCTACGCTCCCTCCCATTTAGATACGCCACTCATGAGCTTCTTAGAAGACAAAATGACAGCGGTGAAATTCCAACGACTCGATGGCGCCCTAGAAGACGTCATTCTCGACAAAGGGCGGGAAAAAAATGTACTCGACGCAGAAGGAAAAACAGAATCGGCAAAAATCGCAGACTTTTTCCGCTCCAAGCTTGATAAAAGTTTAGTCGAAGTAGAAGCTAAAAGTCTGGCGAGCGACTCTGTTCCTGCTTTCATTGTAATCCATGAAGGTAGCCGGCGCATGCGAGATTATCTCTCGCTTTCAGGGCAAGATATTCCAAGCGGTATTGGGGAAAAGCGAACTTTCGTCGTCAATACAAATAGTCAACTCGTTCAATCGGTGACAAAACTTGGGGATAAAGATCCCGAACTGGCAAAAGAATTGGTGCACCAACTTTATGAGCTATCGCTCCTCTCTCAAAAAGAGCTCGACCCCGCGACATTCCCCGAGTTTCTCAAACGTTCAAACGCGGTTCTTGAGAAGCTTTCAAAGCACGCAGTTGGGGGGTAG
- the yajC gene encoding preprotein translocase subunit YajC, giving the protein MKKGLLFLLPILASASLFADEAAAPARGQSMYQTLMMIGIALVFFYLILWRPEQKRRKKMNDLRTNLSKGDRVTAMGIVGTVAQIKTDTIILKMVDGAKIEVIKGAISDVQPAGTEDKKVDISSAETNGADS; this is encoded by the coding sequence ATGAAAAAAGGTTTACTCTTTTTACTTCCCATTCTTGCGTCAGCATCGCTCTTTGCAGATGAAGCAGCGGCACCTGCGCGTGGACAAAGCATGTATCAAACGCTCATGATGATTGGTATTGCACTTGTTTTCTTTTACCTCATTCTTTGGCGCCCAGAGCAAAAAAGACGTAAGAAAATGAACGACCTCCGCACGAATCTTTCCAAAGGCGATCGCGTGACTGCAATGGGAATCGTTGGAACTGTGGCTCAAATCAAAACAGATACGATCATCTTAAAGATGGTAGATGGAGCTAAGATCGAAGTCATTAAAGGGGCCATTTCTGACGTGCAGCCTGCTGGGACTGAAGACAAAAAAGTTGATATCTCTTCTGCTGAAACAAATGGAGCAGATTCTTAA
- a CDS encoding mechanosensitive ion channel family protein, with product MDSNLFLEQFLTTKFIATVVLVVLLMGIRYGIARYIRRAPRNWTSQQRLKWIGTSRILVSVIVLMGVIYLWGETIQGFAVSVFAIAFAIVFSVKELCMCFNGSLVRFRGKSFEVGDRIQIGMIRGDVIETTLLSTTVQEVGKGAANHQYTGRMITFPNNLFLIEAVYNESFLENFHLLHIEVPVKISEDWQEAKKLLLQVAQEEMMPFLEQAKRSVRGFERRLGLEMPSSEPYVTMQMSGPDQIILHLRMASPSHLKERLEQVILSRYLEKRATPQLRALKASQEPRLNV from the coding sequence GTGGACTCAAATCTGTTTTTGGAACAATTTCTCACGACAAAATTTATCGCTACAGTTGTCCTAGTGGTCTTGCTCATGGGGATCCGCTATGGAATAGCCCGTTACATTAGGCGCGCTCCAAGGAATTGGACATCGCAGCAGAGGCTAAAGTGGATCGGCACGAGTCGAATTTTAGTTTCGGTCATTGTGCTTATGGGAGTGATTTATCTTTGGGGAGAGACAATTCAAGGGTTTGCTGTTTCGGTTTTTGCCATTGCTTTTGCCATTGTCTTTTCTGTGAAAGAACTTTGCATGTGTTTTAATGGATCACTTGTTCGGTTTCGTGGAAAGTCGTTTGAAGTGGGAGATCGGATTCAAATTGGAATGATTCGAGGAGATGTTATTGAAACAACTCTCCTTTCAACGACTGTTCAAGAAGTAGGAAAAGGGGCAGCAAACCACCAATACACAGGTCGTATGATTACCTTCCCAAACAATCTCTTTTTAATTGAAGCGGTATATAACGAATCCTTTTTGGAAAATTTCCATTTGCTTCACATTGAAGTGCCAGTCAAAATTTCTGAGGATTGGCAAGAAGCAAAAAAACTCTTGCTTCAAGTGGCTCAAGAAGAAATGATGCCTTTTTTAGAGCAAGCAAAGCGCAGTGTCCGCGGGTTTGAACGGCGACTTGGATTAGAAATGCCATCGTCTGAACCTTATGTCACCATGCAAATGAGTGGGCCTGATCAAATCATATTACACTTGCGGATGGCCTCTCCTTCACATCTTAAGGAGCGGCTTGAACAAGTGATTCTAAGCCGCTACTTGGAAAAGCGGGCTACCCCCCAACTGCGTGCTTTGAAAGCTTCTCAAGAACCGCGTTTGAACGTTTGA
- a CDS encoding ZIP family metal transporter translates to MTSPLIITAFALIPMIVALIGGGLASVYTFSKKVMSGLQHFVAGIVVGAVATELLPKILGHGSPVSISVGFILGAAVMLGVHELAHFLAKKGSTSKLPTGLIIGSALDLFLDGLLIGVSFLAGMSGGGLIAISLSFCAFFLVLALSSRLTKSELHKKHQYALIILSTILLPIGALLGSTIISHMPAQVMTETLAFGVAALLFLGIEELIAEAHKVHDNFWISGSFFLGFLVIIIFQNFS, encoded by the coding sequence ATGACTTCTCCTTTGATCATCACAGCCTTTGCTCTGATTCCCATGATTGTTGCATTAATTGGTGGAGGACTTGCCTCTGTCTATACTTTCTCCAAAAAAGTCATGAGTGGTTTGCAACACTTTGTGGCAGGGATTGTTGTCGGAGCTGTTGCAACAGAGCTTCTCCCGAAAATTTTAGGCCATGGTTCTCCTGTTTCGATCAGCGTGGGGTTTATTTTAGGAGCTGCTGTCATGCTCGGTGTGCATGAGCTTGCCCATTTCTTGGCTAAAAAAGGATCGACATCCAAACTTCCTACGGGACTCATCATTGGTTCTGCACTCGATCTTTTTCTCGATGGTCTTTTGATAGGAGTTTCTTTTCTTGCTGGGATGTCGGGAGGAGGTCTCATTGCTATTTCGTTGAGCTTTTGCGCTTTTTTTCTCGTGCTTGCCCTTTCTTCCCGTTTGACAAAATCGGAATTGCATAAAAAGCATCAATACGCCCTGATCATTCTCTCAACAATCCTTCTTCCCATCGGAGCACTTTTGGGGAGTACCATCATTTCTCACATGCCTGCGCAAGTGATGACAGAAACCCTTGCATTTGGCGTGGCAGCACTTCTCTTTTTAGGAATTGAAGAGCTGATTGCCGAAGCTCATAAAGTTCACGATAACTTTTGGATTTCAGGTAGTTTTTTCTTGGGATTTCTAGTCATTATTATATTTCAAAACTTTTCATAG
- the nhaD gene encoding sodium:proton antiporter NhaD, which yields MVNLEIFTFSHNFLITIFCIGYLAIILEFIIRVNKTAVALLLAVLCWLIYFVGDPQPLETSLAYLGTHLSDVSQILFFLLGAMTLVELIDSHKGFNTFIHYLHTRSKRKMLWVICFIAFFLSAVLDNLTTTILMISILRKLIPHRSERFLYSCMVIVAANAGGAWTPIGDVTTTMLWIGGQITTTKVIGEIFFPSFVSLLFPLLVYTFCVKGKFPKSEIDFRDEPLEPGAHLVFYCGIILFLFVPFFKWLTGMPPFMGMLISLSIMWLITDIMHHKHEQRKHLRVPFILTKIDVSSILFFLGILLSVNALESTGLLESAAMAMDKYFKNEAIIATIIGIVSAVIDNVPLVAATMGMYDLKTVPVDSPLWLMIAYAAGTGGSILVMGSSAGVALMGLEKVDFFSYLKKISFPVFIGYILGMLFYVYVF from the coding sequence GTGGTAAATTTGGAAATCTTTACTTTTTCGCACAATTTCCTAATCACTATTTTTTGTATTGGTTATCTTGCCATCATTCTTGAATTCATCATTCGAGTCAACAAAACAGCTGTCGCACTTCTTCTTGCAGTCTTGTGTTGGCTCATTTATTTTGTTGGAGATCCGCAACCTTTAGAGACAAGTTTAGCTTATTTAGGGACCCATTTAAGTGATGTTTCCCAAATCCTTTTCTTTCTTTTAGGCGCCATGACGCTGGTCGAACTCATCGATTCACACAAGGGGTTTAATACCTTTATTCACTATCTCCACACTCGATCTAAAAGAAAGATGTTGTGGGTGATTTGTTTTATTGCCTTTTTTCTTTCGGCAGTGCTTGATAACTTGACGACGACAATCCTAATGATTTCTATTTTACGTAAGCTCATCCCTCACCGAAGCGAACGTTTTCTCTATTCTTGTATGGTTATTGTTGCAGCAAATGCTGGTGGTGCCTGGACTCCAATCGGAGATGTGACTACCACGATGCTTTGGATTGGCGGGCAGATCACAACGACTAAAGTCATCGGGGAGATTTTCTTTCCCAGCTTTGTTTCATTGCTCTTTCCTTTGCTTGTTTATACTTTTTGTGTGAAAGGAAAATTTCCCAAGTCTGAAATCGATTTTCGGGATGAACCGCTCGAACCAGGTGCTCACCTTGTTTTTTATTGTGGGATTATCCTCTTCCTGTTTGTTCCTTTTTTCAAGTGGCTCACAGGCATGCCACCCTTTATGGGCATGCTCATCTCTCTTTCAATTATGTGGTTGATTACAGATATCATGCACCATAAACATGAGCAGCGGAAGCATCTTCGCGTACCCTTTATTTTAACGAAGATCGATGTCTCAAGTATCCTCTTCTTTTTGGGAATCCTACTTAGTGTCAATGCTCTCGAATCAACGGGACTACTTGAGTCTGCAGCCATGGCGATGGATAAATATTTCAAAAATGAAGCAATCATTGCCACAATCATTGGAATTGTCTCAGCTGTCATCGATAACGTACCCCTTGTTGCTGCAACAATGGGAATGTATGATTTGAAGACGGTTCCGGTCGATTCTCCTTTATGGCTCATGATTGCCTATGCTGCAGGAACAGGTGGAAGTATTCTCGTTATGGGATCCTCAGCTGGTGTTGCCCTCATGGGGCTTGAAAAAGTCGACTTTTTCTCCTATCTCAAGAAAATTAGCTTTCCCGTCTTTATCGGATACATTCTCGGGATGCTTTTCTATGTCTATGTTTTTTAG
- a CDS encoding histone-like developmental protein: MALKDTVKKMHTMLEEMVGDLKKAERGIKAASQRVRTGTIKFAKLAKLYRKESMIAERGGKKTVKKKTPQKKNKTVAKKAAPKKAKTPRRKTMH, from the coding sequence ATGGCGCTGAAAGATACAGTGAAAAAAATGCACACCATGCTTGAAGAGATGGTAGGGGATCTTAAAAAAGCAGAGCGGGGAATCAAAGCTGCTTCACAACGGGTGCGTACAGGAACTATTAAATTTGCAAAGTTAGCCAAACTATATCGCAAGGAATCGATGATTGCAGAAAGAGGGGGTAAGAAAACGGTGAAAAAGAAAACCCCTCAGAAAAAAAACAAAACCGTTGCCAAAAAGGCCGCTCCTAAGAAGGCGAAAACCCCTCGTCGGAAAACCATGCATTAG
- a CDS encoding NADP-dependent isocitrate dehydrogenase → MNQKVPITIAHGDGIGPEIMEATLKVLRASSAALDYREVEIGEKVYLAGHPTGIEDSTWETIRQTKAFLKAPITTPQGGGFKSLNVTIRTTLGLYANVRPCVSYHPFVATKHPEMDVVIVRENEEDLYSGIEYRQSPEVCESIKLISEPGSEKIIRYAFEYAKRNNRKKVTCFVKDNIMKLTDGLFHAVFNRVAKEYPNIESDHWIVDIGAAKLADTPELFDVVVMPNLYGDILSDVGAQIAGSVGLVGSANIGDHGAMFEAIHGSAPRRAGQNVANPSALMLASVLLLLHVGLKHEAEAIHNAWLKTIEDGVHTYDIFKEGVSKQKVGTKEFADAVAGNLGQKPSELKAVSYGESKIEKEPVFKRTPIKVKRKLVGIDVYIYSNLTLEEFEKNMTSESYGEFKLEMISNRGARVYPGGMPETFCIDQWRVRFMHEGLCTQEDLLDLLKSLIKGRWDIIKTEHLYEFNGEPGYSSPKG, encoded by the coding sequence GTGAATCAAAAAGTTCCTATTACAATCGCTCACGGCGATGGAATCGGCCCAGAAATCATGGAGGCAACTTTGAAAGTTCTGCGTGCTTCTAGTGCAGCTCTTGACTACCGCGAAGTCGAAATCGGTGAAAAGGTTTATCTCGCGGGACACCCCACAGGGATTGAAGATTCGACATGGGAAACGATCCGCCAAACAAAAGCCTTTCTCAAAGCTCCGATCACAACTCCTCAAGGAGGTGGCTTCAAAAGCTTAAACGTGACGATTCGAACAACTCTTGGGCTCTATGCCAATGTGCGCCCTTGCGTCTCTTATCACCCTTTTGTGGCGACAAAACATCCCGAAATGGATGTGGTGATCGTTCGTGAGAATGAAGAAGACCTCTATTCAGGGATCGAGTACCGCCAATCCCCTGAAGTTTGTGAATCGATCAAACTGATTTCTGAACCGGGGTCTGAAAAAATCATCCGTTATGCCTTCGAATATGCCAAACGGAACAACAGGAAGAAAGTAACCTGCTTCGTGAAAGATAATATCATGAAGCTTACCGATGGTCTTTTCCATGCAGTTTTTAACCGAGTCGCAAAAGAGTATCCGAATATTGAGAGCGATCACTGGATTGTCGATATTGGTGCTGCAAAGCTTGCTGATACCCCCGAGCTCTTTGATGTGGTTGTGATGCCTAACCTTTACGGAGACATACTATCCGATGTAGGGGCTCAAATTGCAGGATCAGTGGGTCTCGTTGGTTCGGCAAATATTGGAGACCATGGAGCAATGTTTGAAGCAATCCACGGCTCTGCTCCAAGACGTGCCGGACAAAATGTAGCAAATCCTTCTGCGCTCATGCTTGCTTCTGTTTTACTTCTTCTTCATGTTGGGCTCAAGCACGAAGCCGAAGCTATTCATAATGCTTGGTTGAAAACTATTGAAGATGGAGTCCACACCTACGATATTTTCAAAGAGGGTGTGAGCAAACAAAAAGTAGGAACAAAAGAATTTGCCGACGCTGTAGCAGGCAACCTAGGTCAAAAACCATCAGAGCTCAAAGCGGTCTCATACGGTGAATCCAAAATTGAAAAAGAACCTGTGTTTAAACGCACCCCCATCAAAGTCAAGCGGAAGTTAGTCGGCATAGATGTTTACATTTATTCGAATTTGACGCTGGAAGAGTTTGAAAAAAATATGACCAGTGAATCGTATGGCGAATTCAAACTCGAAATGATTAGTAATCGAGGAGCCCGCGTCTACCCAGGAGGAATGCCTGAAACTTTTTGCATTGACCAATGGCGTGTCCGTTTCATGCACGAGGGGCTATGCACTCAAGAAGATCTTCTCGACCTCTTGAAAAGCCTCATCAAAGGACGATGGGACATCATAAAGACAGAACACCTTTATGAGTTCAATGGAGAGCCTGGTTACTCCTCTCCCAAAGGGTAA
- the rlmD gene encoding 23S rRNA (uracil(1939)-C(5))-methyltransferase RlmD has protein sequence MKKTFDLTITDYSKKGHGLALLQRQEGQPPVKVEVVSAAIGDKLEVALGKRKKGAYQGTLLKLLQPSSDRTEPRCVHAGSCGGCSWQGLKYTAQLQQKEDKVRKLFAPYVASAIFHPIVPCEEPWQYRNKMEFTFSENKDGEKFLGLIMTRSRGKVLTMKECHLTSPWFTTIRHETINWWESRSLKAFHPPSGTGSLRTLTLREGKRTGGKMIFLTVSGDHEYFVKQSDLDSFKQAMLEALPGENPSIYLRIHKAEKGRPTAFYEMHLHGPDGLKEELQIKDQTLKFHISPASFFQPNTFQAEKLFARALDLASPDSSMRVYDLYAGSGSLGMVFAPYVKKVLGIELCAYAVCDAETNIEQNSLSNMKMIRGDVGEVLSEFQLTADLAIVDPPRTGLDAKALENILRLSPQKILYVSCNPTTQSENIFELTKCGYKLTHIQPVDQFPHTPHIENICVLEK, from the coding sequence TTGAAAAAAACATTTGATCTTACCATTACAGACTATTCGAAGAAAGGGCACGGCCTCGCCCTACTTCAAAGACAAGAAGGTCAACCTCCTGTCAAAGTAGAAGTTGTTTCAGCGGCTATTGGGGATAAGCTAGAGGTTGCTCTTGGAAAACGGAAAAAAGGGGCCTATCAAGGAACACTTCTCAAACTTCTTCAACCCTCAAGCGATCGGACAGAGCCCCGATGCGTCCATGCCGGATCTTGTGGCGGTTGCAGCTGGCAAGGACTTAAATACACAGCCCAGCTTCAGCAAAAAGAAGATAAAGTGCGTAAACTCTTTGCTCCTTATGTCGCAAGTGCAATCTTTCACCCAATCGTTCCTTGCGAAGAACCCTGGCAATACCGCAATAAAATGGAATTCACGTTTTCTGAGAATAAAGACGGCGAAAAGTTTTTGGGGCTCATCATGACCCGCAGCCGTGGAAAAGTTTTGACAATGAAAGAATGCCACCTTACATCTCCCTGGTTTACAACAATACGGCATGAAACCATTAATTGGTGGGAATCGCGTAGCTTAAAAGCTTTTCATCCCCCTTCTGGAACTGGCTCTCTTCGCACCTTAACACTGCGAGAAGGCAAAAGGACAGGGGGAAAGATGATTTTTCTCACAGTATCAGGAGACCACGAGTACTTTGTGAAGCAGTCTGATTTAGACTCATTCAAACAAGCCATGCTTGAGGCTCTTCCTGGAGAAAATCCGAGCATTTATTTGCGTATTCACAAAGCTGAAAAAGGGCGCCCTACAGCTTTTTATGAAATGCATCTTCACGGTCCGGATGGATTGAAAGAAGAACTTCAAATCAAAGATCAAACCCTTAAGTTTCACATCAGCCCCGCTTCTTTTTTTCAACCTAACACCTTTCAAGCAGAAAAGCTTTTTGCAAGAGCATTAGATTTGGCAAGCCCTGACTCTTCCATGCGTGTTTATGATCTCTACGCCGGTTCTGGTTCTTTAGGGATGGTCTTTGCCCCCTATGTTAAAAAAGTCTTGGGGATTGAACTGTGCGCTTATGCGGTTTGCGATGCAGAAACGAATATCGAGCAAAATAGCCTTTCAAATATGAAGATGATTCGAGGCGATGTAGGTGAGGTGTTATCCGAGTTTCAGCTCACTGCCGATTTAGCTATTGTAGATCCTCCTCGGACCGGCCTTGATGCAAAAGCGCTTGAAAACATCTTGCGCCTCTCTCCTCAAAAAATTCTATATGTTTCATGTAACCCCACAACTCAAAGTGAAAATATTTTTGAATTGACCAAATGTGGGTACAAATTGACCCATATTCAGCCTGTCGATCAATTTCCTCATACCCCCCATATAGAAAACATTTGTGTTCTAGAAAAATAA
- a CDS encoding aminotransferase class IV gives MKGLVYIDGQILPAEEAKISVLDLSIMRGYGVFDFLRTYQKLPFRLWDHLKRFEASAKEIEIPLPLSMNEVVDVIEQLLEKAPYPEANIKIFLTGGQSTDQYLPEDRPTFFALVYPVRIFPKEMYEKGVGLVTEIYERPFPACKSIHYLPAIVAIRCAQRKGAHDVLFLSHNKTLLETGTANFFGIKGSTVVTTGEGIIFGITRQVILELLEEQGISVEVRTIGYDELQTFDGAFITSSSKEVVPVVQVDDISFPLHPLTITLMKCFSAYTKSIESPFQKVL, from the coding sequence ATGAAAGGTTTAGTCTACATTGATGGTCAGATCCTACCAGCTGAAGAAGCTAAAATATCAGTGCTTGATCTCAGTATCATGCGCGGGTATGGTGTGTTTGATTTTTTACGGACATATCAAAAACTTCCTTTCCGCCTTTGGGATCATCTTAAACGTTTTGAGGCTTCTGCAAAAGAAATTGAAATCCCTCTGCCTCTTTCTATGAATGAAGTTGTAGATGTGATCGAGCAACTGCTCGAAAAAGCTCCTTATCCCGAAGCAAACATTAAAATCTTCTTAACTGGAGGACAATCAACCGATCAGTACCTTCCAGAAGATCGCCCCACCTTTTTTGCATTGGTCTATCCTGTCCGAATTTTTCCTAAAGAGATGTATGAGAAAGGAGTGGGTCTTGTTACAGAAATTTATGAAAGGCCTTTTCCTGCATGCAAAAGCATTCACTATTTACCTGCCATTGTAGCAATTCGTTGCGCACAAAGAAAAGGAGCCCACGACGTTCTATTTCTTAGCCACAATAAGACTCTCTTGGAAACAGGAACTGCAAACTTTTTTGGGATTAAAGGGTCGACTGTTGTCACAACAGGAGAAGGAATTATCTTTGGAATCACCAGACAAGTTATCCTTGAACTTTTAGAAGAGCAGGGGATCTCTGTTGAAGTCCGCACGATTGGTTACGATGAACTCCAAACCTTTGATGGCGCGTTTATCACTTCGAGTAGTAAAGAAGTTGTCCCTGTTGTCCAAGTCGATGACATTTCATTTCCCCTTCATCCTCTGACTATCACTTTGATGAAATGCTTTTCAGCATACACAAAGTCAATTGAATCCCCATTCCAGAAAGTTCTTTAA
- a CDS encoding KpsF/GutQ family sugar-phosphate isomerase, whose product MLKELFEEYQLNLNHFFDRINTAKAEEIFQEFKGCKGKLIFTGVGKSGIIAEKLSTTMISTGTTSLYLPPTNALHGDIGIVARGDLLICISKSGESEELLNLIPFVKERGAKAIAWVSNPQSRLLEVCDLGIHLPFIRELCPFDLAPTTSTAVQLIFGDVLTMALMKAKRFSLDEYALNHPAGNIGKKITIRVHDLMLKEHRLPISHPNQPLREGIIELTNKRCGCLLITDEEGNLKGIFTDGDLRRCIQKDPTGVLEKPMQELMTPNFFSINENLLAWEALTLMQQNPERRVMMLPVLEGRKLVGLLHMHDIIQAGIS is encoded by the coding sequence ATGTTAAAGGAACTCTTCGAAGAGTACCAGCTCAATTTGAACCATTTTTTTGACCGGATCAATACCGCAAAAGCAGAAGAAATCTTTCAGGAGTTTAAGGGCTGCAAGGGAAAGTTAATCTTTACCGGAGTGGGTAAAAGTGGAATCATTGCCGAAAAACTCTCAACGACGATGATTTCAACAGGGACGACTTCGCTCTATCTTCCTCCCACAAATGCCTTACATGGAGATATCGGAATTGTCGCCAGAGGCGATCTACTCATTTGCATAAGTAAAAGTGGGGAAAGTGAAGAACTTCTCAATTTGATCCCTTTTGTTAAAGAAAGGGGAGCAAAGGCGATTGCCTGGGTGTCTAACCCACAAAGCCGTTTGCTTGAAGTATGCGATTTAGGCATCCACCTTCCGTTTATCAGAGAACTTTGCCCATTTGACCTAGCCCCCACAACATCCACTGCTGTTCAGTTGATTTTTGGAGATGTTTTGACAATGGCCCTCATGAAGGCTAAACGATTTAGTTTGGATGAATATGCTCTGAACCACCCCGCTGGAAATATCGGAAAAAAAATCACCATTCGCGTCCATGACCTTATGCTTAAAGAGCACCGTTTGCCCATTAGTCATCCCAACCAACCTTTACGGGAGGGAATCATTGAGCTTACTAATAAAAGGTGTGGATGTCTCCTGATTACTGATGAAGAGGGAAATCTTAAGGGGATTTTTACTGATGGGGATTTGCGTCGCTGCATTCAAAAAGACCCAACAGGTGTTTTAGAAAAGCCGATGCAAGAGCTCATGACACCGAATTTTTTCTCTATCAATGAAAACTTGCTTGCTTGGGAAGCCTTAACACTCATGCAACAAAATCCAGAAAGACGGGTGATGATGCTTCCTGTCTTAGAAGGTCGCAAACTTGTGGGGCTGCTTCATATGCATGACATCATTCAAGCGGGAATTAGTTAA